Below is a genomic region from Deltaproteobacteria bacterium.
ATGGGAAAGATGTTTTAATAAAAAACCTACAACCTATGTTGACGGTCTTTTTATGCGTGTGGTTAAAATAGCGCTTGAAGGATTGAATCTTTCATACGAATATCCAGAAAGAAAACTTCGTGCCGCCTTAAAAAAAAATAGATGACGAAAAAGGAATAATTATTTCCCTTTCGTAACTTACGCATTTCTATTCATTGCATTATATTGCCTATCAAGGAAACTTGACGGGCATTTTTTTTGAGAGGTGAAGAGGAATGGAAACGCGAATAATAAGAAAACCGGAGCTTTTCAGTAAACTCAGCCTGAGTGACGCCACTATATGGCGGATGGAAAAGGCAGATAAATTCCCTCGACGGATCAACCTGGGTGGAAACTCTGTCGGATGGTTCGTCAATGAGGTTGACGAATGGCTGGCAAAGAAAGCCGCTGACAGAACAGGAAGCCGGGTGCTGGGTATTGGAGGGTAAGCCGATGCCCTCCCCTGTCCTTGACCGCTACGCCGAAACTCTCCGAAACCTCCCTCCTCCAGGGGTTGGTGCAAATTGTCATGGCCGGATAATGGCAGCGGCAAACTATGGCGTCATGGCCGGACTTCCCCCAGAACGGATACACGACGACTTACTGCACGCGATCCCCCCAGGAAAGCGGCGGCTACCAAGTAACGAAATTCCTGATGCAATCAAGCGAGCTTTATCAGATTTCAACGGCGGAAGCTTCATCCCACGACCACGATCAAAGCCCATTGTCCAGGACGGCAAGAAGGCGCTCCAGGGGATCATCGACCAGGGGGAATTTGGCGATGAGGCCGATTTGTGGGAAAGTTCACCCATTCGCATTGACTGGCTACCGGCTGAGGATGTTCACCATGCTTTTTGAGAATGATGATTTGATTTTCATAGGGGAGCGCCACGAACCGGGAATCATGGGTGTAAATATCCGACCCGCTAAGGAATGGCGAGAGCTTTCCATGTCCGGCGCGAAGTTGGGGCCACAATTCTGCATTAATCCTCTCAATGGCATGCCTTCACCAAAAAAGAGCGGTGACGGCACTACTTTGAGAGGCGATGCCAACGTCAAGACTTACAGGTACTGTCTTATTGAGTTTGACGGACTTGACCGGGAATCACAGATTAAATTTTATTCAGCAGTCAAGCTGCCCATTCGGGCGCTCATTGATTCGGGCAACAAGTCAATTCATGCCCTCGTTGACGTGCAGGTACTGGCCAAGGTTGAGACTTTGGAGCAATGGACTACTGAGATCAAGCAGAACCTTTATGAACGGCTGTTGATACCTCTGGGAGTAGACGGCCAATGTAGTAACCCTTCAAGGCTATCACGCCTTCCAGGGCATTACAGAACAGAAAAACAGGCATGGCAGCGACTATTGTGGCTGTCGAAGGACGGACAATATGCCATTGAGTGAATTTGCTGGGCAGGCCATGGGATTGGTAAATGCTTCCAACTGGCTTGAATCCGAACCCGACGAACCGGATCAGATCATTGAGGGCATATTGGACGTAAAGGATAAATTAGCCCTCATAGGATCGTCAAAAATGAGAAAAACCTTCCTCCTGCTCCAGATGCTGCTATGTCTGGCAACCGGAAAGGTGTTTTTAAACTGGAATATTCCAATGCCACGCCGGGTTGTTCATATTCAATATGAAATCCAGTCGAACCACTACCATCGCAGACTAAAGAGGATGTGTATAGCTCTTGGAATCACTGCTGCTGATTTGGGCGACCGCTTCCACATCCTTAATGCCCGTGGACTGAATCTGTCCGGCATAGAAGGAATAGAAAAAATATCCCAGATCGTAAAGCCATACAATCCAGAAATCATATCGTTTGACCCGCTCTACAAAGTCGCTACAGGCTCAGAGAACGCTGCTGAGGATGGGAAAATCATCCTCAATGCCTTCGACGGCTTGACAGAGCAGACCGGCGCTGCTGTCGCCTATGTCCACCACGACGCTAAAGGTTTTAGCGGTGATAGAGACATCCGGGACAGGGGCGCTGGATCAAATGTAATTGGCCGGGACTATGACGCCTGCATCACTATGACCCCGCACGTCTCAGAGACGGACGCGGCAGTTATAGAGGTTATGTTGCGGAATTACCGCCCACAAGAACCATTTACCGCCCTATGGTCTGAGGATGAAGACACCGGGGGCTATAGATTCGACATGAGGGAAGAAATAACACCGACGAAAAAGACCTCTTCAAACGGCAAGACCAAGGATTTACCGGCGCTGGACACATACCTACCTGCTGCCCTTGACCTCGTGAAGGATGCGCCCATGCCGATAGGTCTATTCATGGATACTCTGAGAACTAAAACGGGCCTCACCCATTCCAGATCAGCAATATTCAAAAATTGGGCGATCAGCGGAGGCCATCCCGTGCTTGATACCATTGAGACAAAACGGAGCCGGGGAAAGCATGAAAAATTGATCGGACGAACTGAGGATATTCTCCGGCTGAGAGGTTTAGAATGAATAGAAACAATAGAAATTATGAAAGCAATCATGTTTTTTCTATCATCCCTTACTTTAGAAAACACAACACGCTTATTATAGCGTGTGTGTTTGTTCTAAAGTGGATACCGGGGAGGTAATTCTCTGGGCCACTATATTTAAGAACCCGGATGGTGAGAGGAGATTTATAAAGGTACTCAAAATTTTCTACGGGAGGGGGCATCTTCATCTATAGGGCTTTCATTTTGATGAACCGAATTGGCTATTACACACGCAAAGCCGCAATATTAAGACAGGGGGTCAAATGGTCAAACCGCACTCACAGATGGTCGTATATCTTCAGCACGAGGGGATAGGGGGCATCGACATCTTGACAGCTCCCTGCTTTTTTAAACCCCATGGCTTCGCATTGGCAGAATTTTTCCCCCGTTTGAATATTATTGTTCAATAACCAAACAGGAATAAATAAAGATACGTTTAAACTATAGATAGTTAGGTTAATTTCAGCGTTTGAACAAATGTTCAAAGAATCAAACATGAAAATCAAAGGGAGGGCATCCCCTAAGACGGGCAAAGAGACGACCGGGAGAAAGAGAATTGTTATTCATACCGCAAATATGCCGTTGCTGTCTACATCGCCCAAAATCCGGTAGTGACTCATTTTGGTTTTGGAAAATGTTTCGTGGCAGAGAGGCGGCCATGAAGCTACTTGGTATGGCCTTATTTGTGGTAATTCAATTCTGTGTTTTGGGAAATGCGGAAGCGACCAGCGGTATACGTGGGCTTGAACTCATAGCAAAACCCTGTTTCGTGAGTTTTGCCGAAAATGTCCTCGTACACGATACAGCCATAGCAAAGAATGATGGTTTCGATAAAATTATTTGCCGTTATTCCGGGCGGGGCGGCGTAGCTTCTGTGTCTAATGGGGTACGGTTCGGGATCGGCACTTTTTATAATGCACCCATCGGGGAGATCAATGGGAAGTTCCTTACTAACGTCTTCTCTGGTGGGGTAATTGATTTGCTTAAAACCAATAGTAGAGACTACCTTGCGGAGAATAGCCGGTGTCTTCCCTACATTTTCCACCTCGGCGGTCATGGTGGATTTTTTGAACCCTTCCAGAGTAAAGCCAAATTCTCCCTTGGGCCATTCTACGGATTTAATAGCCAGGTATGCTTGTTCAATAGCCTGAAGAGTTTCAGCGTTTTTATTGGCAGCTTCAGCGGCCTCTTTGGTAGCATCGACGGTATTTCTGAGATGTTTGGCTTGAATAGACATGGCTACGCATTGAGCTACGAATATAAGGGCTTGGATGGCAGCTATGAAGACAAGCCAGCCGGTGAAAGTAGCGATTCGCTCATCGGGAGTTTTTATGCTTGCCTTTGCTTGATTATCCTTGCGGGGGTATTGGCCTATTCCGGTAGTTGGTATGGGGTAAACAGGGGGTGGCTTATTGGCGGCCTGTTGATTGGGTGTAGCCTTCTGACCTTTGCGTTGTGCTTCCTGTGGTGGGGTTGGCTCTTGTGAGAAAGAGTTTACGCTCACAAATGCCGTGAGTATGAGAGTCAGCGTGATTAATTTTTTCATCTACACCCTACAAACAAAGGAGAAGGCTATATGAATATTTCTATTCCTACTTGCCACCAGGAATTAGGCGTAACATCTTCCGTAGGTCGGAAGGATCGCCGTCATCGGAAAATACAGAGACGATCCGCAGCGCGTCTTGAAGCCCATCGCCGATTAATCCTTGATATTCGCCAGATGAGATTTGAGATTCAAGGATTTCCTTTGCGCGTTGCAAGGATCTTTGGTCAGTTACGGAAAGTAGCGCACAGAGAAGAAAATGATGGGCCTGAACTTGAGTAGCAATAACTTTTTGAGTTTCAAATAATTCGCGTCCAAGTTTAGATTCCACAATGCTCCTTGCGTATAAATAATTACGGTAAAATCAGAAAAATGAAACGGTATGTTTGGCAACGGTGAAAACTGTACGCTTTTTATTGGGGATTTCAAGATAAATTCGTGGTATTGAAATCCATCTCTCAAAGGGGGTGGATTATGAAAGTTTTCAATACCGTTACTGGCATTACGGGGATTGCGTCGTTTATTTTCTTATTATTTCCTGATTCCTTGAGTGAGGTTTTGAAATTGGGGACCACCAGATTAATAGTGCTATGCATTTTCATTATTTGCGCAACAACTCTTATTCATTCACTGATAGCGTTTATAATCATGCGTGTCAAATCATCAAGTGGGTCAGTAATGGCCAAGAAAACCCCCGTTGAGATAATCAGAAGGCCAGAAGGACATCACTATTTTGTTCAGGATGGTATATGCCGACACATTCCCGATCCTCCGACGTATGAGTATCTTGGAATGTTTTTGGGGTTTACGTGGCTAGACGCCAGGACAATGCTATTTGATGATATAAAAAAGAAATATTCAATCGGGGAACCATTACCAAGCATTGAATCATTCTTTCCCAAATAGGATTCCTACCCGATTAATTTTACAATTTCTTCCAGTGTCCACACATGATCCGCAATCCCCGCTTCCATGGCGAGAGTAACCCTCAGCGTCTTGCATGCAGAAAACCGTTGAAATTGAATCGATCCCATTACGCCTTGCCAGGTGCATAGCAATATCACCCCTGTGCCGATGAAGAGACGACCGAAAGAAGGAAAATCGATCCTGGGGCAAATATGTTCTTGCAATTCCGGCATTGGATTTTCCCCTGTGTCCAAAATCATCTTGACGCACAAAATCATTCTCCATATAGTTGGGTCGCAAAAAACATTGCTTTATCAATTCTGTTCAAGCTCATGCTCTTAAATTTTGGATAAGTGAAACTCGGAAGCAGGAAAAAGAGGGCAAGATTTATTTGCGAAAGGCGGTCAATTAATGTTCGGGATTGGAATCCCAGAATTAATCGTCATGATGATAATTGGCGGCATTTTCTACTATTTTAAATATCATCGGGGCGGAAGAGAGATATCTAATAATGTCCATCCAATAAAAACCAACAAATTGTTAGGGTTGGAATATGTACCCATCAATAGCGACCGACAACCATCCTACGTTCCAAGATCAACGGTTATAAAAGGAGACAGGCCCATGGATGTTGACAAATATAACCCGCTAATTCGCAAGCATGCGAAGCCGGAAATTGACAGGTTTTTGGATGTCAAGAGTAAGACGCGAATCATTATTTTTGATGTTGAAACAAATGGGCTTTATGTAGGATGCAGCGTCTTGTCCTGTTCAGCTATCAAATATGAAATTGATCCGAATACTTATGAGATGACAAAGATCGACCATTTTAACCGATACTATTATCCGGTTGAAGAATATGATCCACAAGCTATCGCAGTCAATAGACTGACAAGGGAGATGATCACGCAAAAACGAGGAGATTGCACCTATCCTGTTCATTTTTGCATGGATTCTGCTTTTGAAACATTTTGTAGCGAAACAGAAAGATTTGTTGCCCACAACATCCCCTTTGATACAAAGTTTATCCCGTTCATGGGAGGGAAGAAGAAATTTTGTACCATGATGACCAACATGAACATTGTGGCAGTTGAATTTCTTGGATGGAAAAACGAATGGAAATGGCCAAAGCTGTCAGAAACAGCGATTCATTATGGTTGCCCACTTAATGAAAGTGATCTGCATAACAGCATGTACGACGCGGAAATAACGTCATATATCTTTTCAAAGATGCTTGAAACTGTTAAGAATGACTGCAATGGCGTAGCCGCTGAAATTGACGACTTTCCTCCAGAGTTTGATAGTCATTATAATTTTACTTGGCAATTAAGAAATGTCAATGAAAGCTTAGCATTACAATGCAAAGTAGGGGAAGTTCTAAATTTAACCAGGGAGAGTAAAGCAGGTAATGATGTGGGTGTGGTAACCAAATCCGGCGAACATCTTGGAGATATAGAACTTTCTGATCTACAATACTATGGTTTAATTTTTGATATCGACCATGGAGCTAAGGTTTCGGCTAAGATAAAACAAATCTTTACCAAAAACACAAAAATAGAATCCATAAACATAAAAGTTTCTATTGGGTATGTGGACAGGGAGGAACAAAACACATTATTTTCAATAGACAGGAATGCAAAAGAAATTATAACCAAAGCAAAAACCCTGGAAAAAACAAATCATGAGGCAGCTATATCTTTGTACAGGAAAGCAACAGGAATGCTAAACGGAATTGATCATCAATGTGAAAAACATTTCTCAACGTGGCGAGCACAGAAGTTTCCGATTAACAGATTGTCACTCTTACTGGAAAGAGAACGACGATATCAAGAATGTCTTGAAGAAATTGAGGCTTATGGAAGAGTGGTTGATAAAGTAGGACTTTACGCGGGAGAAAAAGAGATTTTAGAAAAGCGAAAAGAGAGGATGTTGAAAGCAATTAAGGAATATCCCGCCAATTTAAAGATGATCGTAGCTAAGCACAGAGACGATAATGAAATAGAACCACCTCAAGACGTCATTATAGTAAACGAATATCAAGAGGATTCCGATTTTCAGCAATTCCTTAAAGCCGGAAGCGGTTTTATTTTCACTGTAGATGGGCCTCAAGGGGGCACATATGTAGGCATGTCTGTCAACCTCTGGATACCCAAAGTCAAGAATCCAGAAGAAGTTTATATCTATCCCCGGAATGGCCCGTCCTGCCTTGGTACTATACCCTCAACACACCCTGACTCCTTCGGTTTGAGCATTGTCAATCATTTATTGGCTGGCATGAGTTACGATGCGAGAATAGTAGAACGCGCTGATAATACATGCAAAATAAAGTGTAGATTAATTTCAAAAGAGGAAAACGAATTTAGAAAAGAAGAATATAAAACATCTCTCATAAAAGAATTTAAAAAACCTTACACTCCCAAGAAACCTATAATACTCATGCTTGCGGCAAAGAAGAAAAAAGCTGCGAAAGTAGGCGACAAGCTGATAATTGAATTTGTGGATTTAGATTCATTTGGTCTTTATCCGAAATTTTACTGGCCATGGCATATCAAATTCCTCAATCAAGCCGGTGTCACTGTAGGCATATTCGCTGATGATAGAAGCATCATTCAGAGAATCCTTAAAGCTCACTTAAATTCATATCTTTTTGATATTGAAGTCTTAGAAATAGCAAATGAACGTAGCAGTGCTTGGGAGGGTTACCTTACCAAACTGCTTATCACGCCCTTCAAAATCAAATAATGAACCGAAATCTTGAATTATGTTCCCAGGAGAACAGAGCGTTGAAAGTTACTTACAGGCAACCAAGCGATGAGTGCAGCGTTCAAGAAGGCAAGGCGCGTCATGAGGGCAAGGATGATCGAATGCCATGATTGTAATGACTATGCAACAGAGCTTCATCCATCATCACAATAGAAGTACCCAACTGCATCGCCAGCCCCTGCTTTTCGACGCAAAATAGCTGAAATATTTCTTGACAAACCAAAACAGCGCCCATAGACTCCCAACGTCGAAAAGGAAGTTCTTATCAATTGATTATAATTTTAAGGAGCTGAATTTAAATGAATATTTCAGATGATGCAAAGAATTTACTGCGATTTATGTGTGAGCATGGTGGTGCAATATCGAGTAGTGATATTGGTATTTGGAGCTGGCCTGGCGAAACAAAATGGAGGGAATGTAATAATCATAGAGAAAAAGCAAAAAATGATGATGTTATTGATGAATTAAAGAAAAATAAGTTTATTAAAAGTAAAAAACTTGCACGTGAACGTCTTACAAAATTTGAACGTGAGATGGGAATGACTGGTGATAGTGGAAAAGGTTATGAGATAACATCGACAGGCTATGACTACAATGATGAAATAAATAAGTAAGTTAAAGTATGTTATGGAATGCTTGAACTACCCAAAACGCCCATCTACCTATCAATTAACTGGTTAAGGCTCCACCCCCATGATCACCCGTCTTCATCCCAATGAAAGACTCAGGCTGCTTTCACCGGAGCAGCTTGCAAGACATGCCCAGCATCCCGGCACACCCCGTAAAGAGCCACGGGGAGTGCCTAAGCGCGGAGCAAGCGCCAAGAGCGTCCCAGTCCCCGCCCCACGACTTCGGCCTGCCGGTGGTGCGTTGGCAGACCTACGCGAGGGGCTTAGCGCGGTGCAAGCACCATCAGAAAAACCCGCCAGTTGCCCGCCACACCCAGCAAAAAGCCGCCGGGAGTGGCTACGAGAGTGCCGACGCGAACAGCCCCCGATGCCCCGCCCCACGACTCCGCCCGCCGGAAAAAGCACCCGGCGACCTACGCGAGGGGCTATGTGCGGTGCCAGCGGTTCATTTCCCCATGGCCCGGCACACCCGGTATACAGCCACCGGGAGTGCCTTGTGCGGTGTCGAACGGTCGCTATCCCCCCATTGCCCGCCACACCCAGCAAAAAGCCGCCGGGAGTGGCTACTCGGGTGCCGAATGCTCGGTCGCTTCGCGCAGCAACAATCTCCCCACACCCCGAAAGTAACCTCGGGGAGTGGGGGCGCGGATGCCGCTTGCACAGAAGGACAACAGCATGTTAGCGGTGGCTTGTCACCCCTTCACCTGGACAAACAGCCGTCAAGGTAAAGCGGTCACAATCCACACCCGAAACCGGCCAGGATAAAATCAGAACGAGAATGCAAACAGCGCATACTCGCCCTGATTTCACCCTGTCCTGCCTTATTCCAAAAGCATTCAAAAAGACAATCAGAAGCCCCTCACTCCGATGCACACTTATTCCAGTGCCGCCAATTAAAAGACTAATCAGATGGGCGCGCGAAGTTTATGGCCTGCTATCTATTCGCCACGCCTCATAACGCTATATTATGTAATCGCGCCGAAAAGCCCGCTTCTTACATAATAGGCGTTATGCGGCATGTTTTTTTGTCATGTCGCTTGCAATGATCATTCAGCGGTTAATTACTTCCCGGCAGCAATCGCCACGCCAAAAAAATGCGCTCACTATTTTACAGGCCACTTTTTTAAAGGATGCGCCCCCGATTATCCCCCCAACCCCCGAGGGGGAATTTAAAAAGGTCATCAGTTACGCTACGCGCCGATTTGTCCGCTTCACTCCGCAGAAACCGCCCCGCTCAATTCCGCTCTATCCCCCCGCCTCCCTCCCATCCGCCCCCATGGGGGCTCCCCATCTCTGGCGCCGGGCGGCGCCCTCCTCCCCACGCCCTTCGCTACGCTCGCCCGGCGCCTTACTCATTTCATTCACATCAACAGAGATGAGGGATATTTTCCAGTGCTTAAAGCTCCACGGTCAAAGTCGCCAGGCTCCAACCAGGGCAAAAAACCGCCCTGTTTTCCACTGCTGGCTTTGTTCGCCCACTCCGCTCAACAAGTCGGCGTAATTCCGGCGCACTATTCCCAGAAATAGGTAGTGTCTCAGTTTGAAATTGATTTTTTGTGAGTCATTTGTTGACTCGCAAAGTAATTCAGTTTAGTTCTCAGAAAGGTCAATATTTGACTTTTCTGAATTTCTAATTTAATTAACTTTTGATTAATGCCGATACAAAGAATACCAACAATCTGGCGCAATAGTTAATTATAGATTAACTATTTGCTTGTAAAGCAATTAAGAGTGTGTTAGTAAATCCATCAATGGATGATCTTACCAAGAAAGAAATAAGTGATATTATTCAGGAAACTTTGGAATACGGGTATGTAATCCCATCAAAGCATGCAAAAGATCAAATGTTAAAGCGTAGTTATTCAATTACAGATGTCAGGTACATTTTAAAAAACGGCAAGATCATAAAAGAAGAATTATATAACAATCAGAGATGTTATACTTTTAAGGGTAATGATTTAGAAGGGCATCCAGGTGAGGTGGTAATTTCATTAAATGCCGGCGCAAGAAAGATGGTTATCATTACCGTTAAGGGAGGGGTAAAATGAAAAAATGTTGGGTTTGTGAAAAAGATTTAGAAGTCATAAAAGATCAACCATATCAATATAAAGAAAGTGGCTTAGACAATGTATATTTGCATGGGATAATTCAATACAAATGTCATAATTGTGGAGAAGAAGCGCCGGAAATACCAAATCTTAAAGAACTACACTTGCTTATTGGTAAATCAATTATATGCAATAATGAGTATTTGTCCTCCCAAGAGATTATATATCTACGAAAAGAACTTGGCTTAAAAGGCAAAGAGATGGCAGAACTTCTATCAGTAACCCCTCAAGAATATTCTAAATGGGAAAATTCAAAAGATATTATTTCTTCTGGATGCGATAAACATTTACGATTGCTTTATATTTTGAATGCAGATTTTGAAACAGGCAAAGTATTGCATAGTGGACTTAGATTTATGAAACAAATGTCATTCGCAAAAAAAGCAATTTATAGAAGTGTGGACAAAAGAATCGCACTAAGTGTGTCTGAGTGGATTAAGCCAGAAGCCCCTTTATTTAGAGAAGACTGCTTCGCTAATTGAATAGTAATAGAATAATTTCTTCCAACGTCCACACATGATCCGTTACCGTTGCTTCGATTGCCGGTGTTACCCTTAAAGTCTTATGCAGCCTGGAAAAGTTGTAGTGCATAAAGTATAAGGCTACAGAAAAATATAGATTTTCAACCATCTTGCTAAATCCATTAGTTAGCCTTGTAAACCGGCGCAAAGACATACGCATGGTAAGGTTTCATAATATGCCTATGATTATTATGGCTAACCTCCAAGCATTACCAAAGACCCTGGCTATTTTGGCCGGGGTTTTTTATGGGCCGAAAATCCAAAAGTGGTAAAGGAGCGATTCTGAGACGGTGGATCTTCTGATTGATGGGCCGGTGTGAGAGCATCCGCCCTTTTTATAAAATATTTTCCGTCTATAAGGTATTAAATCTTGTACCCCGATTTGTACCCCGGCGATTTTTACAACAAAAAAGGGGTACAAATTACTTTGTAACCCCTTGATTTTAATGGTCGGGGCGAGAGGATTTGAACCTCCGACCCTCTGAACCCCATTCAGATACGCTACCAAACTGCGCTACGCC
It encodes:
- a CDS encoding AlpA family phage regulatory protein, whose product is METRIIRKPELFSKLSLSDATIWRMEKADKFPRRINLGGNSVGWFVNEVDEWLAKKAADRTGSRVLGIGG
- a CDS encoding AAA family ATPase yields the protein MPLSEFAGQAMGLVNASNWLESEPDEPDQIIEGILDVKDKLALIGSSKMRKTFLLLQMLLCLATGKVFLNWNIPMPRRVVHIQYEIQSNHYHRRLKRMCIALGITAADLGDRFHILNARGLNLSGIEGIEKISQIVKPYNPEIISFDPLYKVATGSENAAEDGKIILNAFDGLTEQTGAAVAYVHHDAKGFSGDRDIRDRGAGSNVIGRDYDACITMTPHVSETDAAVIEVMLRNYRPQEPFTALWSEDEDTGGYRFDMREEITPTKKTSSNGKTKDLPALDTYLPAALDLVKDAPMPIGLFMDTLRTKTGLTHSRSAIFKNWAISGGHPVLDTIETKRSRGKHEKLIGRTEDILRLRGLE
- a CDS encoding 3'-5' exonuclease, translated to MFGIGIPELIVMMIIGGIFYYFKYHRGGREISNNVHPIKTNKLLGLEYVPINSDRQPSYVPRSTVIKGDRPMDVDKYNPLIRKHAKPEIDRFLDVKSKTRIIIFDVETNGLYVGCSVLSCSAIKYEIDPNTYEMTKIDHFNRYYYPVEEYDPQAIAVNRLTREMITQKRGDCTYPVHFCMDSAFETFCSETERFVAHNIPFDTKFIPFMGGKKKFCTMMTNMNIVAVEFLGWKNEWKWPKLSETAIHYGCPLNESDLHNSMYDAEITSYIFSKMLETVKNDCNGVAAEIDDFPPEFDSHYNFTWQLRNVNESLALQCKVGEVLNLTRESKAGNDVGVVTKSGEHLGDIELSDLQYYGLIFDIDHGAKVSAKIKQIFTKNTKIESINIKVSIGYVDREEQNTLFSIDRNAKEIITKAKTLEKTNHEAAISLYRKATGMLNGIDHQCEKHFSTWRAQKFPINRLSLLLERERRYQECLEEIEAYGRVVDKVGLYAGEKEILEKRKERMLKAIKEYPANLKMIVAKHRDDNEIEPPQDVIIVNEYQEDSDFQQFLKAGSGFIFTVDGPQGGTYVGMSVNLWIPKVKNPEEVYIYPRNGPSCLGTIPSTHPDSFGLSIVNHLLAGMSYDARIVERADNTCKIKCRLISKEENEFRKEEYKTSLIKEFKKPYTPKKPIILMLAAKKKKAAKVGDKLIIEFVDLDSFGLYPKFYWPWHIKFLNQAGVTVGIFADDRSIIQRILKAHLNSYLFDIEVLEIANERSSAWEGYLTKLLITPFKIK
- a CDS encoding DUF4258 domain-containing protein, producing the protein MDDLTKKEISDIIQETLEYGYVIPSKHAKDQMLKRSYSITDVRYILKNGKIIKEELYNNQRCYTFKGNDLEGHPGEVVISLNAGARKMVIITVKGGVK
- a CDS encoding helix-turn-helix domain-containing protein, with translation MKKCWVCEKDLEVIKDQPYQYKESGLDNVYLHGIIQYKCHNCGEEAPEIPNLKELHLLIGKSIICNNEYLSSQEIIYLRKELGLKGKEMAELLSVTPQEYSKWENSKDIISSGCDKHLRLLYILNADFETGKVLHSGLRFMKQMSFAKKAIYRSVDKRIALSVSEWIKPEAPLFREDCFAN